A portion of the Bacillus sp. es.034 genome contains these proteins:
- a CDS encoding DUF896 domain-containing protein, giving the protein MLSKSKMNRINELANKSKSSGLSEQEAKEQTKLRKEYLETFRQSMKGTIENTRIFDPEGNEVTPKKIQDIQTKKKMH; this is encoded by the coding sequence ATGCTTTCAAAATCAAAAATGAATAGAATCAACGAACTTGCCAATAAGTCCAAAAGTAGCGGACTATCTGAGCAGGAAGCGAAAGAACAGACTAAACTTAGAAAAGAATATCTAGAAACGTTCCGTCAATCGATGAAGGGGACAATTGAAAATACAAGAATCTTTGATCCGGAAGGAAATGAAGTAACACCTAAAAAGATCCAAGATATACAGACTAAGAAAAAAATGCATTAA
- a CDS encoding trimeric intracellular cation channel family protein: protein MTWEVLSIIGTIAFAISGAIIAMEEEYDILGVYILGIVTAFGGGAIRNLLIGVPVSALWEQGMLFQIALLSITAVFLFPNNLLKHWRKWGNFFDAIGLSAFAIQGALYASEMNHPISAIIVAAVLTGSGGGIIRDLLAGRKPLVLRSEIYAVWAVLCGAAIGLGIVNSALELYSLFVITTALRVLSYLYKWRLPNRSLRAHV, encoded by the coding sequence ATGACGTGGGAAGTACTAAGTATCATCGGTACCATTGCTTTTGCTATTTCAGGAGCTATCATTGCCATGGAAGAGGAATATGATATCCTCGGTGTATATATATTAGGAATTGTCACTGCATTTGGAGGAGGCGCCATCCGGAATTTACTGATCGGTGTACCCGTTTCCGCTTTATGGGAGCAGGGAATGTTGTTTCAGATTGCCCTTCTCTCCATTACAGCGGTCTTTCTGTTCCCCAATAATCTTTTGAAACATTGGAGGAAGTGGGGGAATTTCTTTGACGCCATCGGTCTATCGGCTTTTGCCATTCAGGGGGCGTTATATGCTTCCGAAATGAACCACCCCATCAGTGCGATCATCGTAGCTGCCGTTTTAACCGGTAGTGGTGGTGGAATTATCCGTGACCTTCTGGCTGGCCGGAAACCTTTAGTCCTACGGTCGGAAATTTATGCAGTGTGGGCAGTTTTGTGTGGAGCGGCGATCGGACTTGGTATAGTCAATTCAGCGTTAGAGTTATACTCCCTTTTCGTCATTACGACCGCTTTACGGGTACTCTCCTACCTATATAAATGGAGGTTGCCAAATAGAAGTTTACGGGCTCATGTTTAA
- the spoVK gene encoding stage V sporulation protein K: MDQPMRMKNNGQISIVLNSQKRSSIREAVDSAPQSLPQEHVALKEIEEELSSLVGMEEMKKMVKEIYAWIYVNKKREAMGLKAGKQALHMMFKGNPGTGKTTVARIIGKLFLKMNVLSKGHLIEAERADLVGEYIGHTAQKTRDLVKKALGGILFIDEAYSLGRGGEKDFGKEAIDTLVKHMEDRQHDFILILAGYSREMEHFLTLNPGLQSRFPLVFHFPDYSVDQLMEIGKRMLDEKQYLLSHDAERKIREHLSAAKNTLSPMAFSNGRYVRNVLEKSIRSQAMRLLMENCYDRDDLLTIRSNDLVFTKTASDHHT, translated from the coding sequence TTGGATCAACCAATGAGAATGAAAAATAACGGTCAAATCAGTATAGTATTGAATTCACAAAAAAGAAGTTCAATACGGGAAGCAGTAGATTCGGCTCCTCAGTCCCTTCCTCAAGAGCATGTAGCGTTAAAAGAAATTGAAGAAGAACTTAGCTCTCTTGTCGGAATGGAAGAAATGAAAAAAATGGTGAAAGAAATTTATGCATGGATATATGTGAATAAAAAGCGGGAAGCCATGGGGCTAAAGGCAGGAAAGCAAGCTCTTCATATGATGTTTAAAGGGAATCCCGGTACTGGTAAAACGACGGTTGCAAGAATCATCGGAAAACTGTTCTTAAAGATGAACGTGCTTTCGAAAGGACACTTAATCGAGGCAGAGAGGGCTGACCTGGTCGGTGAATATATTGGTCATACGGCTCAGAAAACTAGGGATTTAGTGAAAAAGGCACTGGGAGGGATCCTCTTCATTGATGAGGCGTATTCACTGGGCAGAGGTGGAGAAAAGGATTTTGGAAAAGAGGCCATCGATACCCTTGTGAAACATATGGAAGATAGGCAGCATGACTTTATCTTGATCCTGGCAGGGTATTCAAGGGAAATGGAGCACTTCCTAACCTTGAATCCAGGATTGCAATCACGATTTCCCCTTGTGTTTCATTTCCCTGATTATTCTGTAGATCAGCTGATGGAAATCGGCAAAAGGATGCTGGATGAAAAGCAGTACTTATTGAGCCATGACGCCGAAAGAAAGATCCGTGAACATTTGAGTGCGGCGAAAAACACATTATCTCCAATGGCATTTTCTAATGGAAGGTATGTTCGGAATGTACTTGAAAAATCGATAAGATCTCAAGCGATGAGGCTGTTGATGGAGAATTGTTACGATCGCGATGATCTCCTGACCATCCGCAGCAATGACCTGGTCTTTACTAAAACGGCTTCCGATCACCATACTTAG
- a CDS encoding methionine gamma-lyase family protein codes for MFEQLVNGTALQSLVTKVEADIKDIHKKIDERSESNQFNVLRAFQKHRVSDSHFIPSTGYGYDDAGRDTLESIYADVFGGEAGLVRPQIISGTHAISIALFGILRPGDELVYITGKPYDTLEEIVGSRGKGTGSLKDFHIDYQSVDLDESGKVDFEKVARTISTKTKMVGIQRSKGYANRPSFTIEEIKEMIDFIKEIDPGIVVFVDNCYGEFVEVNEPCHVGADLIAGSLIKNPGGGLAKTGGYIVGKKENVEACSFRMTSPGIGAEAGASLYSLQEMYQGFFLAPHVVAQSLKGAVFTSALLTEIGMNTDPSPHARRTDLIQSVQFDDREKMIAFCQAIQSASPINSHFTPYPNYMPGYVDDVIMAAGTFIQGASIELSADGPIRPPYIAYVQGGLTYSHVKIAVCSAVDNLIEKGLITI; via the coding sequence ATGTTTGAACAATTAGTAAATGGAACGGCATTACAATCACTTGTAACGAAAGTGGAAGCAGATATCAAAGACATACACAAAAAAATCGATGAACGGTCTGAAAGTAACCAGTTCAACGTTTTAAGAGCGTTTCAGAAGCACCGGGTAAGCGATTCTCACTTCATCCCGTCCACAGGCTATGGCTATGACGATGCAGGAAGGGACACCCTGGAAAGCATATACGCAGATGTATTTGGAGGGGAAGCAGGGCTAGTGCGGCCTCAAATCATTTCTGGTACCCATGCCATCTCCATCGCTTTGTTCGGTATACTCCGACCGGGAGATGAACTGGTGTACATAACAGGGAAACCTTATGATACATTAGAAGAAATTGTAGGAAGCCGAGGAAAGGGTACAGGTTCACTCAAAGACTTCCATATCGACTATCAGAGCGTTGATTTAGATGAGTCTGGAAAAGTCGATTTCGAAAAGGTGGCACGGACCATTTCTACAAAGACAAAAATGGTTGGGATCCAGCGATCGAAAGGGTATGCCAACCGCCCATCCTTTACAATTGAAGAAATAAAGGAAATGATTGATTTCATTAAAGAGATTGACCCTGGAATTGTTGTATTTGTAGATAACTGCTACGGGGAATTTGTCGAAGTGAATGAACCTTGTCACGTCGGGGCGGATCTAATAGCGGGATCCCTTATTAAAAATCCAGGGGGTGGCCTTGCAAAAACAGGTGGATATATCGTCGGAAAGAAAGAAAATGTAGAAGCCTGTTCCTTCCGTATGACCTCGCCGGGAATCGGGGCGGAGGCAGGGGCATCTCTCTACAGCCTTCAAGAAATGTATCAAGGATTCTTTTTGGCACCTCACGTGGTCGCGCAATCATTGAAAGGAGCGGTATTCACATCTGCTCTACTGACCGAGATTGGCATGAACACAGACCCTTCACCTCATGCCAGGCGCACGGATTTAATACAATCTGTGCAATTTGATGACAGGGAAAAGATGATCGCTTTCTGTCAGGCAATCCAATCAGCCTCACCGATCAATTCTCATTTCACGCCGTATCCGAACTATATGCCGGGCTATGTGGATGATGTCATCATGGCCGCAGGAACGTTCATTCAGGGAGCGAGCATTGAACTATCGGCGGATGGACCTATAAGACCACCTTATATAGCTTATGTTCAAGGCGGGTTAACTTACTCCCATGTAAAAATCGCCGTTTGCTCTGCGGTGGACAACTTAATTGAAAAAGGTTTAATCACCATATAA
- a CDS encoding MerR family transcriptional regulator produces MSGSEIRRTMALFPISIVMQLTDLTARQIRYYEEHQLINPARTEGNRRLFSLNDIDKLLEVKDLLDQGINMAGIKKIFSVSGHNESKVVSDVSNEKEEKARQDLSDDELRKLLRNELIHSGRFNRSSLRQGDMSRFFH; encoded by the coding sequence ATGAGCGGAAGTGAAATTCGTCGAACGATGGCATTATTTCCAATCAGTATTGTCATGCAGCTCACGGACTTAACGGCTCGTCAGATTCGATACTACGAAGAGCATCAACTGATAAACCCGGCACGGACCGAGGGGAATCGTCGGCTCTTTTCCTTGAATGACATTGATAAGTTATTAGAAGTAAAGGATCTGTTAGATCAAGGTATCAACATGGCAGGGATTAAGAAGATCTTTTCTGTGTCCGGTCATAATGAAAGCAAAGTCGTATCTGACGTAAGTAATGAAAAGGAAGAAAAAGCAAGACAGGATCTATCTGACGACGAGCTGCGTAAATTACTTCGCAATGAATTGATCCATTCCGGTCGGTTCAATCGATCATCTCTGCGTCAAGGAGATATGTCCCGCTTCTTTCATTAA
- a CDS encoding recombinase family protein, with translation MKAVIYCRVSTKKNTQETSLERQEEELVKLANEHHYEVTAVIRDQASGFELDRPGVLELLDLVRDKSIEAVLIQDETRIGRGNAKIALIHCLLKEEVKIISQTHSGELHLSESDSMVINIVSMVEEYQRKLHNLKIKRGMKRAVENGFQPHKNLKNKGNVEGRERIEVPVEEIVRLRKNELTFAEIAATLRGFGYDVSKATVHRRFKEYMTSRDHA, from the coding sequence ATGAAAGCAGTCATATACTGCAGGGTAAGTACCAAGAAAAACACACAGGAAACATCATTGGAACGCCAGGAAGAAGAACTGGTTAAATTGGCAAACGAACATCACTATGAAGTAACTGCCGTCATCAGGGATCAGGCGAGCGGCTTTGAATTGGACCGTCCAGGGGTTTTGGAACTTTTGGACCTGGTCAGGGATAAATCAATCGAGGCAGTCCTTATCCAGGACGAAACAAGAATCGGCAGGGGGAATGCCAAGATCGCCCTTATCCACTGTCTGTTAAAAGAAGAAGTGAAAATCATCAGCCAGACTCATAGTGGTGAATTACACTTATCCGAATCCGATTCTATGGTCATCAACATTGTCAGTATGGTGGAGGAATATCAACGCAAGCTTCATAACCTTAAAATTAAGCGGGGCATGAAGCGGGCTGTGGAAAATGGCTTTCAGCCCCATAAAAATTTAAAAAACAAAGGCAATGTTGAAGGAAGGGAACGTATTGAAGTGCCGGTCGAGGAAATCGTGCGACTAAGGAAAAACGAATTAACCTTCGCTGAAATTGCAGCTACACTTAGGGGATTCGGATACGATGTATCCAAAGCTACCGTACATAGACGCTTCAAGGAATATATGACTTCCCGTGATCATGCATAA
- a CDS encoding LysM peptidoglycan-binding domain-containing protein has product MLTHIWNRFSYIIILFLLVLSAAFYLLINMSNQPSYQSITVEEGDTLWTIAKQYNEEYSMTVEEFIAWVGEENELNSFAIKPGESLVLPIENPTISTQSDFELVMNEE; this is encoded by the coding sequence ATGTTAACACATATTTGGAATCGATTCTCTTACATTATTATATTATTTCTATTAGTCCTTTCAGCAGCTTTCTATTTATTAATCAATATGTCAAATCAACCTTCCTACCAAAGTATCACAGTAGAAGAGGGTGATACTCTTTGGACTATTGCCAAACAGTATAATGAAGAATATTCTATGACAGTGGAAGAATTTATCGCCTGGGTTGGGGAAGAGAACGAATTGAACTCTTTTGCCATCAAACCTGGTGAATCACTTGTGTTACCGATTGAAAATCCAACAATATCAACTCAATCAGATTTCGAACTGGTCATGAACGAAGAATAG
- the glnA gene encoding type I glutamate--ammonia ligase: MAKYTKEDVARLANEEGVKFIRLQFTDILGTIKNVEIPLSQLEKALDNKMMFDGSSIEGFVRIEESDMYLFPDLDTWLVFPWTAEKGKVARLICDIYNPDGTPFEGDPRNNLKRILGEMEELGFTDFNLGPEPEFFLFKLDVNGEPTLELNDNGGYFDLAPTDLGENCRRDIALELEEMGFEIEASHHEVAPGQHEIDFKYANALKACDDIQTFKLVVKTIARKHGLHATFMPKPLFGVNGSGMHCNMSLFKNGVNSFFDEKGDLQLSDTARQFLAGIIKHATAFTAITNPTVNSYKRLVPGYEAPCYVAWSARNRSPLIRIPASRGLSTRVEVRSVDPAANPYLAMAVLLAAGLDGIKNNLPAPKPIDRNIYVMDKKEREEAGIVDLPATLYAALETLKTNEVIVKSLGEHIFEHFVEAKEIEWDMFRTQVHPWEREQYIQMY, encoded by the coding sequence ATGGCAAAGTATACTAAGGAAGATGTTGCAAGATTAGCGAATGAAGAAGGAGTTAAGTTCATTCGACTACAATTCACCGACATTTTAGGGACGATCAAGAACGTAGAAATCCCTCTAAGTCAGCTTGAAAAAGCTTTAGATAACAAAATGATGTTTGATGGTTCTTCCATTGAAGGATTTGTCCGAATCGAAGAATCGGATATGTACCTTTTCCCGGATTTAGACACATGGTTGGTTTTCCCATGGACAGCAGAAAAAGGGAAGGTAGCCCGTCTGATCTGTGATATTTACAATCCGGATGGCACTCCGTTCGAAGGAGATCCCCGTAATAACCTAAAACGCATTTTAGGTGAGATGGAGGAGCTTGGGTTCACTGACTTCAATCTTGGACCAGAGCCGGAATTCTTCCTCTTTAAATTAGATGTTAATGGCGAACCTACGTTGGAATTGAATGATAACGGTGGCTATTTTGACCTGGCCCCTACCGATTTAGGGGAGAACTGCCGTCGTGATATCGCTTTAGAACTTGAAGAAATGGGCTTTGAAATCGAAGCATCTCACCATGAAGTAGCTCCCGGTCAACATGAGATCGACTTTAAATACGCCAATGCATTAAAAGCTTGTGATGATATTCAGACATTTAAACTGGTAGTTAAAACGATTGCCCGTAAACATGGTCTGCACGCTACCTTCATGCCGAAACCATTATTCGGTGTAAATGGTTCAGGAATGCACTGTAATATGTCCCTGTTCAAAAATGGCGTGAACTCTTTCTTTGATGAAAAAGGTGACTTGCAACTAAGTGATACTGCCCGTCAATTCCTTGCTGGTATCATTAAGCATGCAACTGCTTTTACGGCAATCACGAACCCGACTGTAAACTCATACAAGCGTTTAGTGCCAGGTTACGAAGCACCTTGCTATGTTGCATGGTCTGCGCGTAACCGTAGCCCATTAATCCGTATCCCGGCTTCCCGTGGCTTGAGCACACGTGTTGAAGTCCGAAGTGTCGACCCTGCAGCAAACCCTTACCTTGCAATGGCTGTATTACTTGCGGCAGGATTGGATGGAATCAAGAATAACTTACCGGCTCCTAAGCCGATTGACCGCAACATCTATGTAATGGATAAAAAAGAGCGTGAAGAAGCAGGTATCGTGGATCTTCCTGCAACATTATATGCAGCTCTTGAAACATTAAAAACGAATGAAGTAATCGTTAAGTCCCTTGGCGAACACATATTCGAACACTTCGTGGAAGCGAAGGAAATCGAGTGGGATATGTTCCGTACACAAGTACACCCTTGGGAACGTGAACAGTACATTCAAATGTATTAA
- the hfq gene encoding RNA chaperone Hfq — protein MKQSINIQDQFLNQLRKDGSLVTVFLLNGFQIRGQVKGFDNFTVLFETEGKQQLVFKHAISTFAPQRNVQINFEEQN, from the coding sequence ATGAAACAATCTATTAATATCCAAGATCAATTCCTAAATCAATTGCGAAAAGACGGTTCACTCGTAACGGTATTCCTTTTAAATGGCTTCCAGATTCGCGGTCAGGTAAAGGGGTTTGATAATTTTACCGTCCTTTTTGAAACAGAAGGTAAACAGCAACTGGTGTTTAAACATGCCATTTCAACATTCGCCCCTCAGCGAAATGTTCAAATAAATTTTGAAGAGCAAAATTAA
- the miaA gene encoding tRNA (adenosine(37)-N6)-dimethylallyltransferase MiaA, which produces MTRMNKEKVIVLIGPTAVGKTSTSISLAKRFDGEVISGDSMQIYKRMDIGTAKIREEEMEGVPHHLIDIKNPEESFSVAEFQNLVRKKISDIHSCGKIPLIVGGTGLYIQAVLYDYQFTETPGDEHFRAKLEAEFEMRGADWLHHKLVKVDPVSAGNIHPNNTRRVIRALEIFHCTGKTMSEYQSSQTHELQYDVALIGLTMDREKLYERINLRVDLMIQEGLLEEVKALYDGGLRDVQSVQAIGYKELYDYFEGSVTLETAIENLKQNSRRYAKRQLTWFRNKMDVAWYDMTEESLYSKNIEDISEFIAGKLQLESNK; this is translated from the coding sequence ATGACAAGAATGAATAAAGAGAAAGTGATTGTCCTTATTGGTCCGACTGCTGTAGGGAAAACCAGTACAAGCATAAGCCTTGCAAAACGATTCGATGGAGAAGTCATTAGTGGGGACTCCATGCAAATCTATAAGAGGATGGACATCGGCACTGCAAAAATCAGGGAAGAAGAGATGGAAGGCGTACCCCACCACTTGATCGATATAAAAAACCCTGAGGAATCTTTTTCAGTGGCGGAGTTTCAAAATCTTGTAAGAAAGAAAATATCCGATATTCATTCATGTGGGAAAATCCCTTTGATTGTGGGGGGGACGGGCCTTTACATCCAGGCAGTACTATATGATTATCAATTCACTGAAACACCAGGCGATGAACATTTTCGGGCAAAGTTAGAAGCGGAGTTTGAAATGCGAGGAGCTGATTGGCTTCATCATAAGCTGGTTAAGGTGGACCCGGTTTCAGCCGGTAACATTCATCCTAACAATACGAGGCGTGTGATCCGTGCATTGGAGATTTTCCATTGTACCGGTAAGACGATGAGTGAGTATCAAAGTTCCCAAACTCACGAGCTTCAGTATGATGTGGCGTTAATTGGTTTAACCATGGATCGGGAAAAACTGTATGAGAGAATCAATCTTCGGGTTGACCTGATGATACAAGAAGGACTTTTAGAAGAAGTGAAAGCGTTATATGATGGTGGCCTTAGAGACGTTCAATCTGTACAGGCGATAGGGTATAAAGAACTTTATGACTATTTCGAAGGTTCCGTCACCCTGGAGACAGCCATAGAAAACCTTAAGCAAAACTCCAGAAGATACGCCAAGCGTCAGCTTACCTGGTTCCGAAATAAAATGGATGTTGCCTGGTACGATATGACAGAAGAAAGTTTGTACAGCAAAAATATTGAGGACATTTCAGAATTTATTGCAGGAAAGCTTCAATTAGAGTCGAATAAGTAA
- the lexA gene encoding transcriptional repressor LexA, which yields MTKLSKRQQDILQYIKVAVREKGYPPSVREIGEAVGLASSSTVHGHLARLESKGLIRRDPTKPRAIEILDLEEDTIPRQRVVNVPLIGKVTAGQPITAVENVEEFFPLPERMAPSDEQVFMLEIMGDSMIEAGILDGDFVIVRQQQTANNGDIVVAMTDEDEATVKRFFKEKDYVRLQPENSTMEPIILRNVSILGKVVGVYRQVH from the coding sequence ATGACAAAATTGTCGAAGAGACAGCAGGACATACTACAATATATTAAAGTTGCAGTCAGAGAAAAAGGGTATCCCCCTTCCGTACGTGAAATCGGGGAAGCCGTCGGTCTTGCTTCCAGTTCCACTGTACACGGACATTTAGCGAGGCTTGAAAGTAAAGGTCTGATCCGTCGCGATCCGACTAAACCGAGAGCGATAGAAATCCTGGACCTTGAAGAAGATACGATTCCGCGACAACGTGTAGTAAACGTTCCTTTAATCGGTAAAGTTACAGCAGGTCAACCGATTACGGCTGTTGAAAATGTGGAAGAATTTTTCCCATTGCCCGAGCGGATGGCCCCTTCGGATGAGCAGGTCTTTATGCTTGAAATCATGGGTGACAGTATGATCGAAGCCGGTATATTGGATGGAGATTTTGTCATTGTTCGCCAGCAGCAGACAGCGAACAACGGAGATATCGTCGTTGCCATGACCGATGAAGATGAAGCAACGGTAAAACGTTTCTTTAAAGAAAAGGATTATGTTCGTCTGCAACCTGAGAACTCAACAATGGAACCTATCATTTTGCGAAACGTTTCCATTTTGGGTAAAGTGGTCGGAGTGTATCGTCAAGTTCATTGA
- the hflX gene encoding GTPase HflX, translating to MKNENLEKVILVGCQLDDDDLRFQYSLTELAELTATAQGKVATTLIQKRDRIHPSTYIGKGKVEELVLLEEQFEADIIIFNDELSPSQIRNLSKELNGRVIDRTQLILDIFAQRARSREGKLQVELAQLQYLLPRLIGQGASLSRLGGGIGTRGPGETKLESDRRHIHKRIDDIKKQLQTIVDHRKRYRGRRKRNKAFQIALVGYTNAGKSTLFNRISMADSYEENKLFATLDPMTRKMPLPSGYSTLLTDTVGFIQDLPTTLVAAFRSTLEEVKEADLLLHVVDSSNPDYSQHEKTVQSLLKDLEMDGLQQLTVYNKRDEMDPEFVPDSESDTILISAWNEEDRGKLLIKIEEIVKNHMIPYHVFVPVNEGKILSQLKSETILRKLEFQEASQVYEMTGFHLEDHPIAGSIKKFQK from the coding sequence TTGAAGAATGAAAATCTAGAAAAAGTCATTCTGGTGGGATGTCAACTGGACGATGATGACCTGCGTTTTCAATATAGTTTAACGGAACTTGCGGAGCTGACAGCAACAGCTCAAGGTAAAGTTGCTACCACCCTTATTCAAAAACGCGACAGGATCCATCCAAGTACTTATATCGGAAAGGGTAAAGTGGAGGAACTGGTTCTGTTGGAGGAGCAGTTTGAAGCGGACATCATCATCTTTAATGATGAACTGTCCCCCAGTCAGATCCGGAACTTATCAAAAGAATTAAACGGCAGGGTGATTGACCGTACACAACTGATATTGGACATTTTTGCACAGCGTGCCCGCTCAAGAGAAGGGAAATTACAAGTAGAACTTGCCCAGCTTCAGTACTTGCTGCCGAGACTCATCGGTCAAGGGGCATCACTCTCAAGGCTGGGCGGCGGGATAGGCACCAGGGGGCCTGGTGAAACGAAGCTCGAAAGTGATCGTCGACACATCCATAAAAGGATTGACGATATTAAAAAGCAATTACAAACCATAGTTGATCATAGAAAAAGGTACCGCGGGAGAAGGAAGCGAAACAAAGCTTTCCAGATTGCTCTCGTTGGATACACAAACGCTGGAAAATCCACGTTGTTCAATCGGATTTCAATGGCTGATTCGTATGAAGAAAATAAGTTATTTGCTACTTTGGATCCGATGACGAGGAAAATGCCTTTGCCCAGTGGATATTCCACGTTATTGACAGATACCGTAGGGTTCATTCAAGATTTACCGACCACGCTGGTTGCTGCATTTCGATCTACACTGGAAGAAGTAAAAGAGGCAGACCTCCTTCTTCATGTTGTGGATAGTTCAAATCCTGACTACAGTCAACACGAAAAGACAGTGCAATCCTTATTGAAGGATTTGGAAATGGATGGACTGCAGCAGCTGACAGTATACAACAAGCGGGATGAAATGGATCCCGAATTTGTTCCCGACAGCGAATCAGACACCATCCTCATTAGTGCCTGGAACGAAGAGGACAGAGGGAAGCTACTGATTAAGATAGAAGAAATCGTAAAGAATCACATGATACCTTATCATGTATTTGTCCCTGTGAATGAAGGGAAAATTCTATCCCAATTGAAGAGTGAAACCATCTTGAGAAAATTGGAGTTCCAAGAAGCGAGTCAAGTATATGAAATGACCGGATTTCATCTTGAAGATCATCCGATAGCAGGAAGCATCAAGAAATTTCAAAAGTAG